CGGTGAGGCCCTCCGGCGCCGTCGCGAGGGCGGCGAGCACCCGACGTCGGGCGTCGTCGAGCCAGGCGTGGCCGTCGGACGCGACGCCCAGGACCACCGCGTCCTTGGCGACGCGGTTGCGCTCCGCGGCCAGCACCCGGGCGCTGGCGCTGCCCCACGCGGCCGGCAGGAGGTCGCGGGGGAAGACGAAGAGGGTGCGGCGCATCGCCAGCTGCTTCACGACGGCGCGGGTCTCGTAGAGCTCCACGTCGACGTCCGCGAGCGCCAGGTCCCGCACCCGGGCGTCCAGCGCGAGGTGCACGGTGGCGGGCTCGGTCGCGTGGAGCACCGTCATCGCGCGCACGGCGCCGAGCACGTCGTCGTACCGGTGCTGCGGCGCGACGCCGTGCCGCCGCGCGAGCAGGATGCGACGTTCGTCGTCGGTGACCGTGCGGACCATGGTGGGATCATGGCGCACCCCCGACGAGGGCTGCAGCCCGAGATGCCCCCTGCCGATGGAGCTGGTCCCGCGATGAGCGACCCGCACGACCCCTACCGCCCCGACCTCACCAAGCCGTCGCGGAGGCGGGGCCGCAGGGGTACGGCCCACCCCAGGGCACCAGCCCCTACCCGCCGCAGCAGACCCCCTGGGGCCAGGTGCACCCGGGCGGTGCACCGGCGCAGTGGACGCCGCAGAGCCCGTACGGCGCGCACCAGCCCGCACCGCGCGACGGCGTCTCCCTGACCGGCTTCTTCGTCAGCCTCACCTGCTGCCTCGGCCCCCTCGCCGTGATCCTGGGCCTCATCGGCCTCCGTCGCACCGGGCCGGGACGGCGGGAGGGCCGGTGGGCGGCCGTGTCCGCCCTCGTCATCGGTGGTCTCGGCACCCTCGGGATGGTCATGGCCGTCGTCGGCGGCGTCTGGTTCTGGAACAACACCAAGCTCATCGAGGAGACGTCGGTCGGCGGCTGCTACGACCGCTGGCTGGAGGACTCCAGCTCGGTCCCGCTCCTGGAGCCCCGGGACTGCGACGAGCCCCACGACGGGGAGATGGTCGCCCTCACCGACCAGGCCGAGGTCGACGAGGTGTTCGCGAGCCTCGGCGTCGACCAGGACGAGGCGTCGGGCGACCAGCGTCGGGAGGCGTGCGCCCTCCTCGCCCCGGAGCGGTACCGCGACGCGCTCGGCAGCGACGACGTGCGCGCGCGATTCCTCTCGGACTGGGAGGATCCGAGCGGGTACGACGTCATCGGTTGCTTCGTCGAGGGCGCCGACGGCCAGCTCACCGCACCGCTCGCCCAGCGGTGACCACGCAGCACACGAACCAGGAGCCTTGATGAGCAACCCGTACGAGCCGAACCTGAACAAGCCCGGCGACCAACCGCAGCAGCCGCAGCAGCCGCAGCAGCCGCCGGCGTGGGGGCAGCCGGGCCAGGGCCAGCCGGGCCAGGGGCAGCCGGGTCAGTACGGTCCCAGCTACCCGAGCTACGGCCAGCAGTGGGGCGGGAGCCCGTACGGCGCGCAGCAGCCCACGTCGACCGACGGCATCTCGATCACGGCGTTCGTGCTCAGCCTCACCTGCTGCCTGTCGTTCATCGGCCTCATCCTGGGCTTCGTCGGCCTCAGCCGCACGAAGAACGACCAGCGGAAGGGTCGCTGGGCGGCCGTCTCCGCGATCGTCATCGGCGCCCTCGGCACGCTCGCGGCCCTCGGCACCATCGCGGTCGCCGTGTTCGTCGGGACGAGCGCGATCGATCCGCGCGACGCCGAGGTCGGCGACTGCGGCAACATCCTCAGCGAGGACCGCGACACCATCACGATGACGTCGAAGGACTGCGGGGACCGCCACGACCTCGAGGTGGTCTACGTCGGCACGTTCGACGAGATCGAGGACTCGCAGTTCCTGCCGTCCGACCCCGACGACCTCACCGACGCCGGGATCTCCGCCGGTGTCTGCACCGACCTGATGCCCGCCGAGGACGTCGCCACGCTCGACGAGTCGGACGACGACCTCCGCTACGGCATCGTCACCGAGGACACCTCGCCCAGCGGCGACGAGGCGTTCTTCTGCTACGTCGAGCGCCTCGACGGCGAGAAGCTCGAGGGTTCCCTGCTCGGCTGACCCACCCCCGTGGGGTCAGCCCCCTCGGGGTCACCGGACCGTGATCGTGCGCTCCTGGTTGGCCCCGAGGGCGAGCGGCCCGCCCGAGTAGCCGATCGTCATGCGGTAGGTCCCCCTGGCCAGGGCGGGGAGCGCCGTGCGGTGGGTGCCGCCGGAGAGGGCGCGGGCGCCGGAGTACCAGACCTGGCGGCCGTCGGCGCGGTAGATGCGGATGCCCACCGACCCGGCGGGCCGGGGCACCGACGCCTTCCCGTTGCCGGTGAACGCGGCGCCGACGAGCATCGTCCCGGTCGCTCGCGGGGTCGGCATCCGGCTGATCGAGCTGCCCACGACGGTGGCGCCCTTGTGGACGGCGAACGGGCTCGTCTGGCGGGTGCCGTTGCCCGCACCGCTCGTCGCGAGCACGAAGGTCGCCGTGTAGCGGCCGGGAGCGAGCGCCGCCGGCACCCGGAAGGACGCACGTCCGTGGGTCACGGTGGCCGTCTGCCGGGCACCGACCCCCGTGAGGGTCACCGTCCCGGCCCCGTCCGCCACGCCGCTGACGCTGACGCCCACCCAGGTGGTGGTCGCGTAGCGCTGCCCCGTCGATCCCGCGAACGTGAGCGCGACCGGGGGCACCGGCGTACCCGTCGTCGGCTGGCTCGTCGGCGCGGTCGACGGCTCGGTGGTCGGGACGGGCTCCGTGGTCGGGTCGTCGGTCGGGGGGCTGGTGGGCTCGTCCGTGGGAGGCCCGGTCGGGCCGGGGCACGCGACGACGCTGCCGTGGTAGCTCCGGTCGGTGCTCCCCGAGCGGCTCGTCTCGCTCCACAGCACGGTCACGTTGCTGACGCCGAGGGCGGAGAAGTCGAACGCGGCGGGGGCGCTGGCGGTCCAGCCGTCGATCGTGCCGCCCGCGACCTGGCGCACCCCCGTGTAGGACCGCGTGCCGTCGCCGCGCCGGTAGGACACGTCGGTGAGGCGCACGTCGGTGGCCGTGGGCGCCCAGCGCACCGTGCAGCCGTCGACCGTCGTCGTCGTGCCGCGCGTGCCGGTGCCCAGCACGCAGTCGAAGGTGTCGAGCGGGGCGCTGCTCCACCAGGCGGCGTCGGGGTCGGCGCCGTTGCGGGCGTCGTACGTCGCGGTCGCACCACCGGCGCGGACCGTCGCCGTCGCGCCGGCACCCGACAGCGTGAGGGCGGTCGCGGGGTCGCGGCCCGCCGCGCCGTCGACGTACACCTCGACGGGCTCCGCGAAGCGGCTCGTGAAGGTGACGTCGCAGCCGGTGACCGTGGTGGTGACGAGGTCGTCGGCGCGGGCGGGACCGAGGTACCACTCCCACGACAGCTCCTCCGGCTCGGCCAGGGTGTGGCCAGCGGCGGCGACCGCCTTGAGGTAGACGGTCCCGGCCGTGCCCCCCGACGCGGCCGGGACCGTCAGGCGCCCCGTGACCGGGGAGCCGTTCGCGTCGACGTAGGTCACGCCGGGGACGCTGGGGACCTCGACGGCGTTCCACGCGACGTACGTCGGCGTCGCCGGCCGCACCGCCGCGGGGTCACCGGCCGTCGCGGGTGCCCCACCACCGGCGAGCGCCAGGGCGGCCAGCACGGTCACCACCGTGCCCGTGACCGCTGTGGCGCCTGCCGCGACGCCCGTCCGTGCCCGCATGTCGTGCCTCCCGAGTCGAGGGTCCTCGGCTGGTAGGTCGGCAGGCACGGGGCGATCTGGAGGAGAACGGTGGAACCGGCTCGGACCGGGAGAAGGAAAACGCGGACCGATCGCGAGCTGGTGCAGAAAAGTGCGGCTACGACACCCCGGACGACGCCAGGACGGTCCCAGCCGCACATTTCCAAGGGCGCACCACCACGGCGGCCGGAGCCGAGCCCCCGCTCACACCACCGAGAGCGGCAGCAGCGTGCGTCCGGTGGGGCCGACCTGGATCTCGGTGCCCATCTCGGGGCAGACACCGCAGTCGTAGCAGGGCGTCCAGCGGCAGTCCTCGACCTCGACGTCGGACGACCCGTCGGCCACCGCGAGGGCGTCCTCCCAGTCGGCCCACAGCCAGTCCTTGTCGAGGCCCGAGTCGAGGTGGTCCCAGGGCAGGACCTCGTCGTACTCCCGCTCCCGGGTCGTGAACCACGCGAGGTCGACGCCGGTCCCGGCGAGCGCAGCGTCGGCCGCGGCGACCCAGCGGTCGTAGGAGAAGTGCTCGCTCCAGCCGTCGAACCGGCCGCCGTCGCGCCAGACCGCCTCGATCACACGGCCGACGCGGCGGTCGCCGCGGGAGAGCAGTCCCTCGATCGTGCCGGGCTTGCCGTCGTGGTAGCGGAAACCGATGGCGCGGCCGTACTTCTTGTCCGCCCGCACCGTGTCGCGCAGCTTCTTCAGCCGCTCGTCGGTGGTCTCGTGGTCGAGCTGCGCCGCCCACTGGAACGGGGTGTGCGGCTTGGGCACGAACCCGCCGATGGAGACGGTGCAGCGCACGTCGTTGCGGCCCGAGACCTCGCGGCCCTTGGCGATGACGCGCTTGGCCAGCTCGGCGATCTGCAGCACGTCCTCGTCGGTCTCGGTGGGCAGGCCGCACATGAAGTAGAGCTTCACCTGCCGCCAGCCGTGGGAGTACGCCGCGGCGACGGTCGCGATGAGGTCGTCCTCGGTCACCATCTTGTTGATGACCTTCCGCATCCGCTCGCTGCCGCCCTCGGGCGCGAAGGTCAGGCCGGAGCGGCGACCGTTGCGCGAGAACTCGTTGGCGAGGTTGATGTTGAAGGCGTCGACGCGGGTCGAGGGCAGCGAGAGCGAGACGTTGGAGCCCTCGTAGCGGTCGGCGAGGCCCTTGGCGACCTCGCCGATCTCCGTGTGGTCGGCGCTCGAGAGCGACAGGAGGCCGACCTCCTCGAAGCCCGACTTGCGGATGCCGTTCTCCACCATCGTGCCGATGGTCTCGATCGACCGCTCGCGCACCGGGCGCGTGATCATGCCGGCCTGGCAGAAGCGGCAGCCGCGCGTGCAGCCGCGGAAGATCTCCACCGAGAAGCGCTCGTGGACGGTCTCGGCGAGCGGCACCAGCGGCTTCGCCGGGTACGGCCAGGCGTCGAGGTCCATCAGCGTGTGCTTGCGGACGCGGTGCGGCACGCCGGGCAGCGCGGGCTCGTAGGCCGTGATGGTGCCGTCCGCGCCGTACGCCACGGAGTAGAACTTCGGCACGTAGACGTTGCCCGTGACCGCTAGGCGCCGCAGCAGCTCGTCGCGGCCCGAGAGGCCGAGCTCGTCGTTGCCGGGGCGACCCTGGCCCTTCCACTCCCGCACGACCTCGGAGATCGCGAGCACGACCTCCTCGCCGTCGCCGAGCACGGCGGCGTCGAGGAAGTCGGCGATCGGCTCGGGGTTGAAGGCGGCGTGGCCGCCGGCGAGCACGACCGGGTCGTCCGCGCCGCGGTCGACCGCGTGCAGCGGGATGCCGGCGAGGTCGAGCGCGGTCAGCATGTTCGTGTAGCCCAGCTCGGTCGAGAAGCTCAGGCCGAAGACGTCGAAGGCGCCCACGGGCCGGTGCGCGTCCACGGTGAACTGCGGGATCGGTCCCCGCTCGTCACCGGCGCGCAGCACGGCCTCCATGTCGGGCCACACCGAGTAGGTGCGCTCGGCGACGATCCAGTCGCGCTCGTTGAGCACCTCGTAGAGGATCTGCACGCCCTGGTTGGGCAGGCCGACCTCGTAGGCGTCGGGGTACATGAGCGCCCAGCGCACCGTCGGGCCGGTGCCGGCCTGTTCGCCGCAGTCCCAGTCCTTGACCGTCGAGTTGAGCTCGCCGCCGACGTACTGGATCGGCTTGGAGACGCTCGCGAGCTTCGGCTCGAGACGGGCGAAGACGGACTCGGGGGCGGAGTCGGTCACGGGGGACGGCACGAGGACACCTCGGTGGTCGGGGGCAGGACGACGTCCCAGGGTACGGCGCGCGCCCGGCCCCGGCCTACTCCTCCCGCCCCTGCCGATCCCGTGCGCTACTTCACCACCGTCAACGTGAACGCCGACGAGCCGGACAGCGCCAGGTTGGGCGAGTTCGGGAGGAAGTAGGCGCGCAGCGCGTAGGACCCGACCTTGAGCTTCGGCAGGGTGAGCGTGACGGCCGTGCCGGCCTGCGCCGCCGTGACCGCGACCTGGCCGACGACGGCGGTGCCGCTGCGCACCTGCAGGACCCCGCTCGCGCCGCCGGGCAGCCCCGGCACGGTGAAGATCGCCTTCGGCTTGGCCTGCTGGGCGGTGGTCACCGTCGACGGCGACACGCCGCCGACGACCTTGGTGGCCAGCTTCGCCACCTGGCGCGCCGCCGACCGGGCGGTCGCGGTGCCGCCGTCCTCGCCGGTGGCCCGCACGTCGACGGCGAGCGACTGGTTCGCGTCCCCGACCTTGACCACGTAGGTCTTCCGGGTCGCACCGGCGATGGGCTGGCCGTTCTTCAGCCACTGGTAGGAGAACTCCAGCGCGTCGGAGTCCCACCCGCCGTCGGTCGCCGTCAGGGTCTGCCCGTACGCCGCGGTGCCGGTGACCGTCGGCGCCCCCGTGTTGAGCGGGACCACGGGGTCGGTGAGGCTGATCGCCGGGATGCGCACGAAGCCGGTGCTGGGCACGACCACGTGGTTGCCGGGACCGGGCGTCCCGGGGAAGGAGGCGGAACCGCCGAGGTAGCGGCGCCCGTAGCCCTCCTTCTCCACGCCGATCGTGATCGTGCTGCCGGGCGGGGCGTAGACCGTGTAGGTGCCGATGGAGGACGACGACGTGACGTCCTCCTCGTCCCAGACGCCCGAGGGGTACTGGCGGTAGGCCACGACGTCGACGTCGGAGGCCCCCTCGCCGTCGATCGTCACCTTGCCGCCACCCCCGGGCGAGACCGGGAGCGTGAAGGTGCCGACCGCGAGGGAGCCGCTGGTCGGGACGGTGCGGGAGTTGTCCGACGTCGGCGACGGGCCCAGGTCGCCCGTGCCGCCCAGGTAGCGCGTCTGCAGGCTCCGCTTGCCGACCCGGACGCTCATCGGCAGCCCGGGCGGGGCGTCCACCGGCAGCGAGAACGAGCCGCCGGCGGTCGTGGTGACCGTGTCGTCGGGCTCCCAGTGGTCGCCCTGCCAGAGCAGGGTCTGCACGTAGGCACCGGACACGCCCGCGCCCGCGGCGTCCTTCGCGACGCCGCTGAGCACCGGGCGCAGCGGGAGTTTGACGTTCCACTTCAGGGGCGTGCTGCCGCTGCCGCCGCTGCGGAACTGCACGACGCCCGGGTCGGTCCACGTGGTCGGCTCGGTGAAGATCTCCGGGCCCCACGCCGTACGGCGCGGCACGGCCACGTCGGAGTAGTCGGCGTAGATCACGTGGTAGACGCCGTACGTCGGCACCGACAGCGAGTAGGTCCCGTCGTCGCCGGTGACGACGGACGTCAGCGCGTCCCACTCGGTGGAGGAGCTCCACCGGGCGAGGGTGACGTCGATGCCGGCGATGGGCGAGCCACCCGGCGTGGTGACGGTGCCGCTGATCGTGCTGACGCCCGCAGCGCGGGCGGGCGACACGAGCGCCCCCAGCGCGAGGAGCGGCACGACGAGCGCCACGACGGTGAGCAGGACGCGGAGACGGTTGCGCATGGGTCACTCCCTCGGGACGGCAGCCGCATCATGCGCCTCCGCCGCCCCGGGTGGGAGTGGTACGAGCGTTTCTTTACCCGGCCTCGCCGCGCGTGCCGTTGCGGAGGTGGATGCTCTGCAGCACCCCGACGGCGAGCATGACCGCGAAGAGGGACGAGCCACCGTAGGAGACGAACGGCAGCGGCACCCCGGTGACCGGCATGATGCCGAGGCACATCCCGACGTTCTGGAACGCCTGGAACCCGAACCAGCAGGCGATGCCGCCCGCGGCCACGCGGCCGAAGGCGTCGTCGGAGGCCGACGCGATGCGCAGGGCGCGCCAGACGACGAGCGCCAGGAGCGCGACGATGGCACCAGCCCCGACGAGGCCCAGCTCCTCCCCCGCGACCGTGAAGATGAAGTCGGTCTGCTGCTCGGGCACGAACCCCGAGCGCGTCTGCGACCCCTCGAAGAGACCCTGGCCGAAGAGGCCCCCGTTGCCGATGGCGATGCGCGCCTGCTCCGTGTTGTAGCCCGCCCCGAGGGGGTCGCGGTTCGGGTCCATGAAGGCCAGGAAGCGGTCGAGCTGGTAGGGCTTGAGGACCCCGGCGCCGACGGCCGCGACGGCCGCGCCCGCTCCCGCGAGCAGGAGCCCGAGGAGCCAGCGCCGCGGCGTGCCGGCGATCGCGAGCACGCCGAGCACGGTCGCCGTCAGCACGAGCATGGTGCCGAGGTCGGGCTGGGCCAGGATCAGCGCGGCGGGCACGGCGGCGATGGCGAGCATGCCCACGACCTCGCGGGTGCCGACCGAACGGCGCCACGACGCCTGCGCGCGCTCGGCGACGAGGAGGGCCATGCCGACGACGACCGCCAGCTTCGCGAACTCCGCCGGCTGGATCGACATGCCGCCGAGGCGCAGCCACGACCGGGAGCCGTTGATGGTCGACCCCATGACGAGCACGAGCACGAGGCCGACCACCGAGACGAGGTAGACCAGGGGCGCCACGATGCGCAGCCAGCGGTGGTCGGTCGCCACGACGACGACCGCGAGCACCACCCCGATCGCGACGTTGACGAGCTGGCGGCGCAGGAAGGCGGTCGAGTCGTCCCCGACGAGCGAGGCGCGTGTCGCCGTGGCCGACCAGACGAGCAGGGTGCCGACGACGAGCAGCACGGCGACGGCGGCGAGGAGGACCCAGTCGAGACCGGGGATCCGGGTGCGGGTCGTGGCGGCGACCGCCCCGCGGCCGCCGAGCGGGCGGGCCCCGAGCGGGCGCAGCGGGGTGACGGTCACGAGCCCTCCTCCGGGTCGCGGGCCGGCGGGAGGATGGAGCCGTCGGGCGTGAACGTCGGGAGCTCCTCGCCGGCGACCACGCCCGGGATCGCGGCGGCGGCCGGGACGACCGCGTCGCCCTCGACGCCGTACAGCGACTCCCAGATCGCACGCACCGCCGGGCCGGACGTGCCCGAGCCCGTGCCGCCCTGCGACACCATCATCACGACGACGTAGTCGTCGGAGTACGACGCGACCCACGACGTCGACTGCTTGCCGTAGACCTCCGCGGAGCCGGTCTTGGACCGCACCACCACGTCGTCGAGCGGGAACCCGCCCATGCGCCAGGCCATCGTGCCCTCGCGGGTCACGCCCTGCAGCGCGCCGTCGATGTAGTCGACGACGTCGGACGGCACGTCGACCGTGGCCTTCACCTCGGGCTCGATCTCCCGCACCAGCTCGCCGTCCGGCGAGACGACGGCCTTCGCGACCCGCGGCTCGTAGAGCGTGCCGCCGTTGGCGAGCGCGGCGTACGCGTCGGCCAGCTGCAGCGGCGTGACGATCGTGTCGCCCTGCCCGATGGAGAAGTTGACGGCGTCACCGGCCCGGTAGGCGTACCCCTCCGCGCAGAACTCGCGCGCGAACCGGTGCTGGAAGTCGTTGCCGTCCTCCTCCGCGAGGTCGCAGTAGAAGTCCTTCTGCGCGTCGTAGTACTCCCGCTTCCAGGCGCGGTCGGCGATCCGGCCCGACGCCTCGCCGGGCAGGTCGACGCCCGTCGCGGTGCCGAAGCCCCACTCCTTGGCCTCGTCCACCAGCGGGTCGAAGGCGTCGACGTCCTCGACGTCGGAGCCGTAGGTGGCCCAGAAGTCGTAGCCGATCCGGTAGAAGAACGTGTTGCAGGAGACCTCGAGCGCCTTCGCGAAGCCGATGGAGCCGTAGGCCCCCGACTCGTAGTTCTTGAAGTCGCGGTTGCCGACCCGCAGGCTCGACGAGCAGTCGAGGCGGCTGTCGGTGGTGTAGCCGT
This Nocardioides alkalitolerans DNA region includes the following protein-coding sequences:
- the rodA gene encoding rod shape-determining protein RodA, producing MTVTPLRPLGARPLGGRGAVAATTRTRIPGLDWVLLAAVAVLLVVGTLLVWSATATRASLVGDDSTAFLRRQLVNVAIGVVLAVVVVATDHRWLRIVAPLVYLVSVVGLVLVLVMGSTINGSRSWLRLGGMSIQPAEFAKLAVVVGMALLVAERAQASWRRSVGTREVVGMLAIAAVPAALILAQPDLGTMLVLTATVLGVLAIAGTPRRWLLGLLLAGAGAAVAAVGAGVLKPYQLDRFLAFMDPNRDPLGAGYNTEQARIAIGNGGLFGQGLFEGSQTRSGFVPEQQTDFIFTVAGEELGLVGAGAIVALLALVVWRALRIASASDDAFGRVAAGGIACWFGFQAFQNVGMCLGIMPVTGVPLPFVSYGGSSLFAVMLAVGVLQSIHLRNGTRGEAG
- a CDS encoding DUF4190 domain-containing protein; this encodes MHPGGAPAQWTPQSPYGAHQPAPRDGVSLTGFFVSLTCCLGPLAVILGLIGLRRTGPGRREGRWAAVSALVIGGLGTLGMVMAVVGGVWFWNNTKLIEETSVGGCYDRWLEDSSSVPLLEPRDCDEPHDGEMVALTDQAEVDEVFASLGVDQDEASGDQRREACALLAPERYRDALGSDDVRARFLSDWEDPSGYDVIGCFVEGADGQLTAPLAQR
- a CDS encoding TIGR03960 family B12-binding radical SAM protein encodes the protein MPSPVTDSAPESVFARLEPKLASVSKPIQYVGGELNSTVKDWDCGEQAGTGPTVRWALMYPDAYEVGLPNQGVQILYEVLNERDWIVAERTYSVWPDMEAVLRAGDERGPIPQFTVDAHRPVGAFDVFGLSFSTELGYTNMLTALDLAGIPLHAVDRGADDPVVLAGGHAAFNPEPIADFLDAAVLGDGEEVVLAISEVVREWKGQGRPGNDELGLSGRDELLRRLAVTGNVYVPKFYSVAYGADGTITAYEPALPGVPHRVRKHTLMDLDAWPYPAKPLVPLAETVHERFSVEIFRGCTRGCRFCQAGMITRPVRERSIETIGTMVENGIRKSGFEEVGLLSLSSADHTEIGEVAKGLADRYEGSNVSLSLPSTRVDAFNINLANEFSRNGRRSGLTFAPEGGSERMRKVINKMVTEDDLIATVAAAYSHGWRQVKLYFMCGLPTETDEDVLQIAELAKRVIAKGREVSGRNDVRCTVSIGGFVPKPHTPFQWAAQLDHETTDERLKKLRDTVRADKKYGRAIGFRYHDGKPGTIEGLLSRGDRRVGRVIEAVWRDGGRFDGWSEHFSYDRWVAAADAALAGTGVDLAWFTTREREYDEVLPWDHLDSGLDKDWLWADWEDALAVADGSSDVEVEDCRWTPCYDCGVCPEMGTEIQVGPTGRTLLPLSVV
- a CDS encoding DUF4190 domain-containing protein, translated to MSNPYEPNLNKPGDQPQQPQQPQQPPAWGQPGQGQPGQGQPGQYGPSYPSYGQQWGGSPYGAQQPTSTDGISITAFVLSLTCCLSFIGLILGFVGLSRTKNDQRKGRWAAVSAIVIGALGTLAALGTIAVAVFVGTSAIDPRDAEVGDCGNILSEDRDTITMTSKDCGDRHDLEVVYVGTFDEIEDSQFLPSDPDDLTDAGISAGVCTDLMPAEDVATLDESDDDLRYGIVTEDTSPSGDEAFFCYVERLDGEKLEGSLLG
- a CDS encoding carboxypeptidase-like regulatory domain-containing protein is translated as MRNRLRVLLTVVALVVPLLALGALVSPARAAGVSTISGTVTTPGGSPIAGIDVTLARWSSSTEWDALTSVVTGDDGTYSLSVPTYGVYHVIYADYSDVAVPRRTAWGPEIFTEPTTWTDPGVVQFRSGGSGSTPLKWNVKLPLRPVLSGVAKDAAGAGVSGAYVQTLLWQGDHWEPDDTVTTTAGGSFSLPVDAPPGLPMSVRVGKRSLQTRYLGGTGDLGPSPTSDNSRTVPTSGSLAVGTFTLPVSPGGGGKVTIDGEGASDVDVVAYRQYPSGVWDEEDVTSSSSIGTYTVYAPPGSTITIGVEKEGYGRRYLGGSASFPGTPGPGNHVVVPSTGFVRIPAISLTDPVVPLNTGAPTVTGTAAYGQTLTATDGGWDSDALEFSYQWLKNGQPIAGATRKTYVVKVGDANQSLAVDVRATGEDGGTATARSAARQVAKLATKVVGGVSPSTVTTAQQAKPKAIFTVPGLPGGASGVLQVRSGTAVVGQVAVTAAQAGTAVTLTLPKLKVGSYALRAYFLPNSPNLALSGSSAFTLTVVK